Proteins from a single region of Sylvia atricapilla isolate bSylAtr1 chromosome 7, bSylAtr1.pri, whole genome shotgun sequence:
- the RBM43 gene encoding RNA-binding protein 43, with protein sequence MADILTIHFQMSRNNGGDVEEVTYPTRSKGVAYVTFENQGVVERVLRKDQHLLQDQRLSRRYPLTVTRYCHKVFLCVTSTLSVAVFRGHFVLEDLVEEMKKQSPALNFGPLQPDGQIAVQGSFPALRKLREFLLLKARSLSEEDKGEGKSHQRLRRKLQQHRGGAEMRSPAGDAPRETQVVVLDTDIYHYMRFFHPRTLQADGVVISGVTDGDITTVCIDSAGGEAGAAQGLRAKRMIQSSSVELQRILRKERICYKEPGRGEKQRYRELCERLKARHPGVLVLPYDTHVDVVGTSAAVFGFTEDVKRHSR encoded by the exons ATGGCTGACATCCTCACCATCCACTTCCAAATGTCCAGGAACAACGGTGGGGATGTGGAAGAGGTCACGTATCCCACCCGCAGCAAAGGAGTTGCCTACGTCACCTTTGAGAATCAGGGAG tcGTGGAGAGGGTTCTGAGGAAGGATCAGCATCTCCTGCAGGACCAGAGGCTGTCCAGGCGTTACCCCCTGACAGTGACCCGCTACTGCCACAAG GTCTTCCTCTGTGTCACATCCACCCTCAGCGTGGCTGTGTTCAGAGGTCACTTCGTTTTGGAAGATTTGGTGGAAGAGATGAAGAAGCAGAGCCCGGCTTTGAATTTCGGCCCTTTGCAGCCTGACGGACAGATTGCTGTGCAgggctccttcccagccctgagaaAACTGAGAGAATTCCTCTTGTTAAAGGCAAGATCCCTCTCAGAGGAGGACAAAGGAGAGGGGAAATCCCATCAGAGACTGaggaggaagctgcagcagcacagaggtggCGCGGAGATGAGGAGTCCCGCTGGGGACGCGCCCAGGGAGACACAAGTGGTGGTTCTGGACACGGATATCTATCACTACATGAGGTTCTTTCACCCCAGAACGCTGCAGGCAGACGGTGTTGTCATTTCTGGTGTCACTGATGGGGACATCACCACGGTGTGCATTGACAGTGCTGGCGGCGAGGCTGGTGCTGCACAGGGGTTGAGGGCCAAGAGGATGATCCAAAGCTCCTCCGTGGAGCTGCAGAGGATTTTAAGGAAGGAAAGGATCTGCTACAAGGAGCCCGGCAGAGGTGAGAAGCAGAGATACAGAGAGCTCTGTGAAAGGCTGAAAGCCCGGCACCCTGGCGTGCTGGTGCTGCCTTATGACACCCACGTGGACGTTGTGGGAACCTCTGCGGCTGTTTTTGGCTTTACAGAGGACGTGAAGAGACACTCCAGGTAG